The genomic stretch TTAGGGgttggttattattttttaaaaaaaaacgcacGCAGGTAAGTTATAAACTACGCCCTAATTTTCCACCAATAACGCAGATTGACTGTTTCAGGACGTTTTGGTTTTTGAAGTAGGAGCTATTTTGGTGGtaagttaaaacaaaataaaaaaaggacacaaaatcaaattaaaacaaGCATTACACTTAAATACGTTTCCACCCTACCCACTTACACACCCTACCCACTTACACACCCTTCCCACTTACACCAACCTGCCCACTTACAACACCCTTCCTACTTACACCACCCTATCCACTTACACCACCCTATCCAGTTACACCGCTCTACCCACTTACACCGCCCTACCCACCTGCACTGCCCAACCCACTTACACTGCCCTACCCACTTACACTGTCCTACCCACTTACACCATCCTATCCAGTTACACCTCCCTACCCAGTGACCTCACCCTACCCACTTACAACACCCTACCCACTTACACCACCCTACTCACTTACAGCGCCTACCCACTTACACCACTCTATCCGCTTACACCGTCCTATCCAGCTACACCGCTCTACCCACTGACCCCACCCTACTCACTTACATTACCCTATCCACTCACACACACCATCCTACCCACTTACAACACCCTACACACTTACACCTTTCTAACCACTTAAATCACCCTACCCAGTTGCAACGCCCTACGCACTTACAACACCCAGTCCAGTTACACTGCCCTACCTACTTAACCCTCCTACCCACTTACACCACCCTATCCAGTTACAACACCCCATTCCCTTCCACCGCCCTACCTACTTACGCCACTCTACCTTCTTACAATACCCTGTCCAGTTACACCGCCCTACCCACTTACACCACTCTACCCACTTGCAAACCCCACCCACTTACAACACAAGACAAAAAAATACTGTGGTATGGAAGACAGAAAAACtttcttgaaatttttctttgtcATTTCCCACTGCACATCCACATTTTCTCCTTCTGCTGATGATTACGAAGTCATAATACAAAACTTCTGAGATGTCAGACTTGGTGAAATTCTATCATTTGCTACATTCGTGCATAACTACCAAATTACTTATATAAGAAATAATATCGCCAGTGTCGAAAGTTTGTGATAGCCAGAAAATCTTAATGCAATGAATGTTTTATGATGTTGACATTTCTCTCAAGGTTTGAATGTAACGCGTGGATATACATTTATggcataaaaattataaacaatgaaaaatattaacaatattaaattacaaataaaaactattttatttttgaatgaaCACTGTGATTTCAGAAACCTTCTTCTAAAAGTCTACCTTCTATGTTCGACTTTCCTCATTTTCGGTATActttgaaatttgtttactgCTTTGATGGGTTTGTACCGACCACGTTGCTACGAATGCGCAAATATAGTTGCCATGGCGATAAGAGTGTCTGATCTTTTGTCCATTTAAACGTTTACTTgctaattgatttttttcattggaattcaaattctttaaattaaaaccaGAATTTAACTCTTAAATTATTCTCATACTGATTTTGGAGGTGAAGAAAACTCTGATAgttcacaacaacaaaaaacaaaatacaacaaGCTGGAACCCAGCACCTTTTAGTTAAGAACTAACAGACACCAACGTCGAAGGGGCCTAGAGATGAGGTTAGTCACATCTAccttattttaacaaaatttgacgCAGACAAAAATTTAACCAAAATAGCAAATTTTAAAAGACTTGATAAGACTTTTTTCGACTGGAAGCTTGTCATCCTTCCACAGTTGTTAATACTCACTCATAATGTGGGAGTGGGAATTTATGGAAGACGGAAATAACTTTTATGTCGTCAACACCTCCCACCCCATTCCTCTCTTGCTCCTACTTTTAAGAACGGAAGGGTTGGTGTGATAGAAGCCATACAAGCATAGCTACAATGTGCTATCATAAAACGTATTCCATAATACTTCGGCTAAAACAAATAGATATTGCGCAAAAGATGCTATTAGATGTTATTATTTACAGCATTGCCAGAAGTTTAgtccaaaacattttttctaaccAATCCAGTAGTGTGGATTTCCCAACTAAATAAAGGCTCTGATGATCAACTATTTTCAaactatgttaaaaaaaattccacaaGTGTAGCCTTTATAAATCTTTTACTATATTTTACTAAAGTTAGCATCTCACTTCTGTTGGTTATTTGAAGTTGTTAACTGGaaagaatttagaaaaatctAATGATACTCTAATATGATTGTGAGTGTTTATTCAATGGATAAAATTTTACTCAGTGCCAAAATCCATATTTTATTGGGGAACCATGCCTGAAAAGATTACAAAAAATTTGGTTTGCGGATATGGTAAGATTGGTTTGTGTTCATCAACTTACTTTTTTTTGAATCTTCAAAATCTACAGTGGCTCTTTCGATGATTTTTTCATGAAGAATCTAATAAAAGAACTTATCGTAACACTTAGAgaaatacagtggaatctctctaaagcggacaccattggtgcaaaaaaaagtgtCCGCTTAATAGAGATTGTGTCCAAAAACCACTTTCAGAGGAAAATTTTGCCGAAAAAAagactattttttgtttatatacatttttttctttgttctatTCCTTTCAAATCAAGTAAATGAGACATAATTTGATGAATTTGAACTTGTATTATTCATACGCTCTACTgttatacaaacaaaaacaaatatcaacTAACAAATACATTGTGTTTTATAATCTAATCGAAGAAATCTCGGATTGAAGTTTGCTTTCTCTTTGATATTTGGAGTCCCTCCACTTTTTTCGTAACTGATGACAGCATTGTTGATTTTCCTCGTCAATATAAGGACTGCAACAAATTCTATCGAACAGGGTGATTACTTCTGCATAACTAAGATTTTCCTCCTCGTTATCTTCGCTTTCGTTCCCATGCTGTCCATGCTGAAACATTGTCGGGAACTACAATACTCAGGTCTGGGTGTTGAAATGCATTGAtgcttttttcttcatttttcctCGCCAACCGAtttcattttcttgatcatttgCTCGGATACTTACACGTTTTCGTTGAAACTGGCATACTCTGCAGCAGATATTTCAGATGTGAACTCTCGTACAAGAGCTTCAAATTCACGGTCATCTTCTTCGACCACAGTTAATTCTTCATTGGATTTAACGATACCGCATTTGTCAAAACAGTTTTTGATAGTTAAACAGGTTACCTCTTTCCACGACTCTTGCAGTCAACGAATAACCTGGAGGATATTAACGGTTTTGACAATTTTGTCGCTGAATCTTTCTCGGTGATTCTTGCGAGCACATGtttcacaagtcgttttcctgagcaggAAATTcctgtcatttttataaaagaacaaCGATTTGCCTTTAATTCGTTTATTCGAGCATACCATGCCTACATGGACACATTTGAACCGGATATTGAAGATGAAAACTTTTCATTGATTCACGAAGAAGACAACGTGCACGACAACTTTGCAATGGCGATTACTTTTGAGGGACGTACAGTTACACATGTACCTAAAAATCTCAGCAAAACTTCAACCGATTTACAAAAATTCCCAATTCCAAACTAACATGTTGAGTCACAAGGAAGGGTTATGGTCTGGAAATTACAGTTCTATGCGAGTTGGTAGGTGTCGATAAAGGCGTTGATTGggcgacaaaaaaaattaaaaaggttttgTGAGATTGtgattaaaaaagttaaaaaatgtacgaaaataaagataaatattgagatttaacaagtttttttttgtgtCTGCTTTTTACATACAATTTTAAAGGGAAAATTTTATTTGGTTCGAAATAAGTGTCCGCCTTGTAACTGTCCGTCTTATAGAGATTTTCTTGTGAGAGTTTGACCTGAAATCAGTCCGTTCCAAGGAATAGTGTCTGTTATATAGAGGTTTCCGTTTTAGACCATGTCCGCTTTAGAAGGATTTTTGTCATGTCTTTTTTGTATGAAATGAAATTAGAAAGATGTAGCAAATTTTTCATCCGTTAATTGTATGTATCCTGTTGATAATAATTCATGGGTACAAGGTTGTATAATGCTGCATAAGTTTGCAACAAATGAATGTACGTGACATTAGATTTTGGTGCAAAGTATCACCACTGGTACAAAAAGTTGTTACTTTTTGCCGACCCTTTTAAACCGATAGTGTAAGTCCTCTTTTTTTTGGTGTTTCACTGATTGAGATaccattttgttgttgtttcactGGATGAgatatctttttgtttttgtttcactGAATGAGatatctttttgttgttgtttcactAAAAGAGAtaccatttttgttgttgtttcactGGATGAAATATCATAAAACACAAGTTTTCGTCTTTATAGCGTATAGCTACTTCGCctcattttttaaagtgaccTACCTCACGCCCACTCTCATCCAACCACCCCTCCCGAATAACCTCCCACCTTTTTTTATACGCGCTCCTTTCAATTTGCTACCCCTATCGAATAAACGCTCATCCTAAAAGTCAATATGTTAAATAAGCGCCTGGACGCTTAATCGAACATTTACGGTATTTCATTATTTTGGGAAAAAAATTCGTCAATCACTTTCTAACACTGTTCACCTTTTATAACATGGGgataaacatgaaaaaaagtGTTGTTACAAATATGTTAACAAAagatataatatatacaaaaaaaattataaaaagctatataaatatacaaaaactaaaaataccTAATGCGGTAAGTATGGTTTTAAGCAGTCTGCAATAATTCCCGCCATTTTTGTGTATCCTTCAGGTGTCATATGTAAATGATCATCCCAAAGTCTTGCCTCTTGAACAGGACCCAGTGAATGTCTCGGTAACTTTCTAGCTAAATCACATAAAACTGTTTTTCCTTTACTAGCAAATGCAAAATTTCTTAAAGCATCGTTGATCCTTTGTCTCATTTTTAGTAATGGCTTATACTCGGGCCAAACTTCGATTGAGTTCTCTGGTACAGTTAGAAGCACAGTGTGAGCGCCGTATTTATACGCGGTCTGGTGTAGCTTTTCAATGTCCTTTGTTATACGCGGTTGCCAAACCGTTTCTAATTGGTTCAGAAACTCCTGATCGTCAGCAAAGTTTTTCACATGTAAAATATCATTGGTTCCTCCTAGAATAATTATCCAATCATATTCCGACGTTGCGTTGCCTAGAACCATGGGTAATCGATGTGTCATTTGTTTATGAGTCATTTCACCCACAATCCCTTTGGTGTCAGTGTAAACGGGCACGTTTGACCTATAATTTAAAACGTTTTGTAAGCGACCGCAGTATGGATAAAAATTCTTTCCATGAGCGTTATAACCGGCTGTTAAGCTATCTCCAAAACATAAAATCCTTATCTTGCTCGGGTTATGCAAATTAACCACGTGCGGACGGGGCGATGAAAAATGTCTTGGACTTACGGATTGAGGAGATTTAGTGGGTGCCTTCCTTTTGTCTGCTTGTTTATTTTGGTTCAGACTGTTCGGTGAAATACCCAATGCTTTTAGACCTTTTACAATCATATTTAAGTTAGCTGCTATGGTTGTATGTCGAATTTTTTGAACAGTATGTGTCGGGACATGTTTTGTAGTCTTGACGTGCGTATGTCGGGGCGTCGTTTTATGTATACGAATTGTTGTACGTTTGACGGTAGTATGGTGACGTGATGGTTGCATCGTCGGCAAAGCTGTAGGTATACCGCTCCTCTTAAAACTATTTTCAGACGTTTGCCTGGACACAGATTTCATAACGGCCGGTAAAATTTTAGCGACCATATTTTCAATGCTGTTCGTATTGTCGTTACTATTTTTCGTCATATAGGCGTCATGATGTTTCATGATGTCGTCATTATTACCGTCATCCCGTTCATTTGCGTCGAGCATAGAAGTCTTTTTTTCTGGATTATAATCGAAGTTATCGTTGTTATCTTCGTCGTTTGAGTCATGATGCCGTAAACGTCGGTATCGAATATATTTGGAGAAGTGACGTTGTTTTCGTTTAAAGCCTAAAGCAAGGACAATAATACAATTCCAGTTAAAGAGAATTATAATGAAGTTGGTTGGTTTTGTTTCAACGATAATAGTTCTCAATGTCATAAGGCTAATGTATAAATTATCATTGAACAGCTTTTAGTAATAAAGTTGAAACATGAAATGTGTTTTTATAACACTTGATAAAGAAAGCCTCAATCCGTAAAAACGAGGCAAAttcgtaaaaatttaaaaaccaaaTTAACATGATAAACTTGAGTACATCAAGAAATGAGGCTGTCATAATAATAACACTTTTACTTTCTATACGAACTTTATATAACTTTATCGTAAAATTAAGGAATACTCACCACCCTCAGCGCTTCCTCCATCCTCCTCTTCATCTTTTTCCTCAAATTTTATGTGTTGATCTTTCGATCTCTTTTTCTGAACTTCATCGTCTTTGTCACCACGATTATCTCCGTAAGAATGCTTTCTGGTTGTTCTGGTTGAATACTTTTCAtcgtttttattatattctcCATCATCGGGATTATTTTCTTCATCATTTTGGTGATTGTGTTTATGATAAGAATGCTCATATCGGTCATCGCCATAATATTTTTCATCTCCATCATGTATTTCGCGATCTTTAGATTTCCGCTCCTTAGAATGTCTACCATTATGTTCGCTTTTGTGATCCTGATTGCTATCTCGATCATCAATCCGATTTTCATTCCGATTTTCATCTTTCGCTTTAACATCATGTTTATCATCATCTCCATCATCTTTCCCATTTTCATTATGTCGTACTCTGTCATGTATCTTCGCGTGATCTTCGCGATAACGCGCCTCATCATCATGttcttttttgtgattttcactATACAGCTCATCATCGTCCTGATCTTCTTTATCATTTTCATCATATCGCGTTTCATGAACATTGTCTTTGTGTTTGCCATGTTTATGTGTTGTTGTGGAGTATTTGTCATTATAGCGCGTCGTGGTATGTTTATATTCTTTATCACCATGTTTCGATGTAGGTTTCTTCTTTTCCTCTTCCTTTTTCTTCTTCATAAGTTTCTGCactcttttcaccagttccttctcgttaactttttcttttgattGCTTTTTCATTTCTTCTCTCATGTCAGTTATCATTTTCATGAGGTCACCAAATTTGTTTGACTTCTCCGTAGTTTCACGTTTATGCTTGCTACTTTTTGTTGTTGGGTGTTTCTGTTGTTTTTCATTATGATGGAGATCATGGTGAGCTTTACTCTTGTGAATACGCGACTCTGTACCGTCATCGCCGCTTCCTGAGAAATCATCCAATatctaaatttaataaataatggTCAGTGTAGGGCAAAACTAGCGAAAGCTTGGGATAGAGAAACATGAAACGtaatttgtgtattttttttcaggtaattaatttttttcttaaaatacgatgctaattttattttagtttatcaaaattaatttaaacagTTATCTTACCTGGTCGCCGCTGCCACTTTCACTTTCATCAGACTCGCCTTCCCCAGAAGCATCAGTGCTCTTCTTCGTAAATGGTATCGAATTGCGCTTTGAGCTGTCTCCTTTGTCATTTTTGCAGCCATAAATAGAGAAGATCTTCTTACccttttctctttctttctttatagATAACTTTCCGGTAGATATTTTATAATCTATGTCATAACACTTTCGCGCGACTTTATGTTTTCCGCTCTTTCTCCCACATGCTcgtattttgtaaaatatcttTCCATGCTTTTTCTTTGGTCCTTCAACTTTTTTCACATCTCCTGTTCCTCTCGAAAACGTTTTGATTCGTACGCATGATTTTAATTTGTACGTTTTGATTTCCTTTCGCGTTGTCTTCTTTGCTTTAATATGCTTGGTTGTCTTCTTTGATTTAGAGTGTTTTGTggttttgtgttgttttgtggTTTTGTGATGTTTTGGTGTTGTTTTGTGGTGTTTTGATGTTGTCTTATAATGTTTAGGTGTAGTCTTGGCAAtcttatgttttttctttggtatttctTTTCGTTTGTGTGCGTCAccatttttgcttgttttcttctTAGCGTGTCGTTGTCGTGTTTTGAGCATTTGTCGTTTCAGATATGTGATGCGTTCTAAATACGTCATACGCTTTTTAGGTTCTTCAATGTCAAAATCTTCATCTTCGCTTTCTTCGGATGTTTCATCCCCAGAAGCTTCATCTAACTGATTGTCTTCGCCACCCTCCTCAACACTGCTTTCCTTGATCGTATCATTTTCGTCATCATCGTTACTAGTGTCGTCAAAATCATGCGTCTCTTTTCCACGTCGTTTATCGTATTcgtttaaatctttaattaAATTCTCCGTTGGTGATGCTTCCTTCTTCTTGGCATACATCGTACCgacgttttcctttttttcgttCTCGTCGTCGTTATTGTCGTCGTCCTCATTTAACGAACTTTCAAActgcctgtctgttttttttgttttcgatTCGTCGTTTTCATCGTCGTCGGCATTTTCGTTATCCACCATTTTAGCAGAGCTGATTTTCCTGTGTATTTTTGACGCTTTTATTGAAGATGTTGGAATGGCAACGTCGTAGTTTTCGTCGTCGTCGTCATTATCATTCACTTCTTTAGATTTTTCCTTATTAATACCGTCAATACTAACTTCATCATCATCCTGGTCAATTTTACCTTCATTTTGTGATCCTGAGAACAGAGTTTTATAAGAGTGTGAGTGCAACCCAGGAAGGTCACTTGCTTTAAGTTTTTGATGTGGAAGTTCTTTTCCTCGTGAGTCTAGATTGTCCCCAAAGGAAGGCTTCGAAAACATATTTTCATGAAATGTTTCTAATTTGTGTATTAAGTCCTGCTTTTTCTTGCTACTGTTGTCATCTCTGCCGTTATTTTTGTCATCATCGTCGTCGTTATTTTCGCCGTCTACAATTTTGTTTCTTCTCTTGCTGTTTTCGTGTCCAGCTCGCTCATACTGTTCGTCATCTATATCGCCATTTTCTTCAGCTTCCACAAATTTCCGTCTTTCGCCGTCCCAATGAAGCTTGTCGGGAAATATTTCTACACTGTCGTCATCAAATGTACCAGCATGTTTATTATGTCTTAATCGACGCAGATCGTCTAGAATAGAATTTTCTAAAAACGCTTCAGATTTTGGCGTCGTTGTAGTTGTGGATGTTGAGGTTTTCTTGGTTGTAGGTTTTTTTGTCGTGGTGGTCGTGGTTGTAGTCGACGTTGTCGTTGGCGGCTTCGTGGTTGCTACTGTCGTGGTTGTAGTTGTTGTCGCTACGGTTGGTGCAGTAGATTTTGTTGTAGCtttcgttgtttttgttgttgttgtcgttgttgtagtGGCTTGTGTCGTTGTTGTAGTGGCTTGTGTCGTTGTGGTAGAATGACGCTTTACATGCTTCTTGCTTTTCTTTTTCGATTTTGATTTCCtcttctgtttttctttttcttgtttcttcTTTGTCGTTTTAGATTTCTTTTCCACTTTGTGTTTTTTCttatgaatattttttgtttgtttcttagaCTCTCTCGTTTTCATATGTTTCATAAGCTGTTGTTCTATCGCTTTATCTTCGTCGTCGTTGTCTTCCTCATCATCGTCTGAGTCAAAATCGTCATGAGTTGGCACAATTCGCCGTGTGGTTGTTGTTACGACTACTTGTTCGTCGTCATGAACTGGTGTCGGAAAGTCATCCCGAACAACAGTAGGAGCACTATTGGCACCATAATCATAGTAAGAACCCACATCATGTGAATGTTTACGCGGTGTGAGTGTCTTCCAGTCCTCTCCGCTACCTATTGTATCTAAATCTGCCATTTCGTCGTCATCATTAATAGCAAGGTTATTTTTTAGGCCAGCATTAACACTTGGAGAGAGTTTACCAATGCTTGCGGAGGCGAGCTTGTCAGCTAGTGCTATGCTCATGGGTGCAATAGTCGTGTAAACTTCCGGCAAGGGTAAGATGTTTGGAGTAGTTGCTCGTAATGTTGGTTCTTGAGGGATGTTTTGCCGTTTATTCAAACTTTCTGTTTGCCATATCCATGTGTATCCATTCCAAACAGGTCGACCGTAATATCGCGACGTCGTGTAAAATGGCGTTGTTGTAGCTGTTGTTGTtactgctgttgttgttgttgttggtaatCTTAAAAATGGCGTTTTCGTTGTCGTTGTAGTGGAAGGTGACTGAATAGGGGTTGTCGTTCCGGTTGTTGTTGTTCCAGCTGTTCTCGTTCTGGCTGTTGTCGTTCCGGttgtagtttttgttgttgttggagTTGAGACGTTTTTAACAGTTTGGTTATGTATATCAACAGAGGAAATTTGCGCAGTTTTATTTTCTGCAATTCTGTCTAAAAATTTTGACCCATCTTGTAGGTAATTCATGTTAGAAGTTCTATCATTTGAACGCAAGGGAATAATACCACTGTTTGCATTTGGAATTTCACTTCTAAAATTCTGAGTAACAGTACTGTTATTGTGTGTAGTGTTGTTATATGGCTTTGACACGACGGG from Hydractinia symbiolongicarpus strain clone_291-10 chromosome 12, HSymV2.1, whole genome shotgun sequence encodes the following:
- the LOC130622005 gene encoding uncharacterized protein LOC130622005 isoform X1; translated protein: MIKDSTSPTSESSTAIINNLDYTDSAPKPFSIAQRPRRKKLSTKADRDNRVKRASSLYQSVDDKSIFQASECDLNFIERRRAVLRKKQELLNRSVVVNKSSNVLDKNLIKKLTSQGRKKDQNNVSLDCTEENFREGNTKLLSSTEDKVKATELPQNINQVTKKLFSSNENKLTTFGKFKQSQNNTKKSSNTANAENEEKFDKNQKLVSTANKLQTRRKASKKPTGTKQDEVQKSKLRETFYRLLCCRNFYSIALYFTVLVFAAVFALALFKVCILMKQERHRHHFHKHHQNRTHPIKNFQNSSNSLHNATERTDTDISNKTTYTNIKTGDNGIENKTLHSSTNNIAASTNSSSTEDLATPINDGFAQFQNGSLKDPVVSKPYNNTTHNNSTVTQNFRSEIPNANSGIIPLRSNDRTSNMNYLQDGSKFLDRIAENKTAQISSVDIHNQTVKNVSTPTTTKTTTGTTTARTRTAGTTTTGTTTPIQSPSTTTTTKTPFLRLPTTTTTAVTTTATTTPFYTTSRYYGRPVWNGYTWIWQTESLNKRQNIPQEPTLRATTPNILPLPEVYTTIAPMSIALADKLASASIGKLSPSVNAGLKNNLAINDDDEMADLDTIGSGEDWKTLTPRKHSHDVGSYYDYGANSAPTVVRDDFPTPVHDDEQVVVTTTTRRIVPTHDDFDSDDDEEDNDDEDKAIEQQLMKHMKTRESKKQTKNIHKKKHKVEKKSKTTKKKQEKEKQKRKSKSKKKSKKHVKRHSTTTTQATTTTTQATTTTTTTTKTTKATTKSTAPTVATTTTTTTVATTKPPTTTSTTTTTTTTKKPTTKKTSTSTTTTTPKSEAFLENSILDDLRRLRHNKHAGTFDDDSVEIFPDKLHWDGERRKFVEAEENGDIDDEQYERAGHENSKRRNKIVDGENNDDDDDKNNGRDDNSSKKKQDLIHKLETFHENMFSKPSFGDNLDSRGKELPHQKLKASDLPGLHSHSYKTLFSGSQNEGKIDQDDDEVSIDGINKEKSKEVNDNDDDDENYDVAIPTSSIKASKIHRKISSAKMVDNENADDDENDESKTKKTDRQFESSLNEDDDNNDDENEKKENVGTMYAKKKEASPTENLIKDLNEYDKRRGKETHDFDDTSNDDDENDTIKESSVEEGGEDNQLDEASGDETSEESEDEDFDIEEPKKRMTYLERITYLKRQMLKTRQRHAKKKTSKNGDAHKRKEIPKKKHKIAKTTPKHYKTTSKHHKTTPKHHKTTKQHKTTKHSKSKKTTKHIKAKKTTRKEIKTYKLKSCVRIKTFSRGTGDVKKVEGPKKKHGKIFYKIRACGRKSGKHKVARKCYDIDYKISTGKLSIKKEREKGKKIFSIYGCKNDKGDSSKRNSIPFTKKSTDASGEGESDESESGSGDQILDDFSGSGDDGTESRIHKSKAHHDLHHNEKQQKHPTTKSSKHKRETTEKSNKFGDLMKMITDMREEMKKQSKEKVNEKELVKRVQKLMKKKKEEEKKKPTSKHGDKEYKHTTTRYNDKYSTTTHKHGKHKDNVHETRYDENDKEDQDDDELYSENHKKEHDDEARYREDHAKIHDRVRHNENGKDDGDDDKHDVKAKDENRNENRIDDRDSNQDHKSEHNGRHSKERKSKDREIHDGDEKYYGDDRYEHSYHKHNHQNDEENNPDDGEYNKNDEKYSTRTTRKHSYGDNRGDKDDEVQKKRSKDQHIKFEEKDEEEDGGSAEGGFKRKQRHFSKYIRYRRLRHHDSNDEDNNDNFDYNPEKKTSMLDANERDDGNNDDIMKHHDAYMTKNSNDNTNSIENMVAKILPAVMKSVSRQTSENSFKRSGIPTALPTMQPSRHHTTVKRTTIRIHKTTPRHTHVKTTKHVPTHTVQKIRHTTIAANLNMIVKGLKALGISPNSLNQNKQADKRKAPTKSPQSVSPRHFSSPRPHVVNLHNPSKIRILCFGDSLTAGYNAHGKNFYPYCGRLQNVLNYRSNVPVYTDTKGIVGEMTHKQMTHRLPMVLGNATSEYDWIIILGGTNDILHVKNFADDQEFLNQLETVWQPRITKDIEKLHQTAYKYGAHTVLLTVPENSIEVWPEYKPLLKMRQRINDALRNFAFASKGKTVLCDLARKLPRHSLGPVQEARLWDDHLHMTPEGYTKMAGIIADCLKPYLPH
- the LOC130622005 gene encoding calponin homology domain-containing protein DDB_G0272472-like isoform X3 gives rise to the protein MIKDSTSPTSESSTAIINNLDYTDSAPKPFSIAQRPRRKKLSTKADRDNRVKRASSLYQSVDDKSIFQASECDLNFIERRRAVLRKKQELLNRSVVVNKSSNVLDKNLIKKLTSQGRKKDQNNVSLDCTEENFREGNTKLLSSTEDKVKATELPQNINQVTKKLFSSNENKLTTFGKFKQSQNNTKKSSNTANAENEEKFDKNQKLVSTANKLQTRRKASKKPTGTKQDEVQKSKLRETFYRLLCCRNFYSIALYFTVLVFAAVFALALFKVCILMKQERHRHHFHKHHQNRTHPIKNFQNSSNSLHNATERTDTDISNKTTYTNIKTGDNGIENKTLHSSTNNIAASTNSSSTEDLATPINDGFAQFQNGSLKDPVVSKPYNNTTHNNSTVTQNFRSEIPNANSGIIPLRSNDRTSNMNYLQDGSKFLDRIAENKTAQISSVDIHNQTVKNVSTPTTTKTTTGTTTARTRTAGTTTTGTTTPIQSPSTTTTTKTPFLRLPTTTTTAVTTTATTTPFYTTSRYYGRPVWNGYTWIWQTESLNKRQNIPQEPTLRATTPNILPLPEVYTTIAPMSIALADKLASASIGKLSPSVNAGLKNNLAINDDDEMADLDTIGSGEDWKTLTPRKHSHDVGSYYDYGANSAPTVVRDDFPTPVHDDEQVVVTTTTRRIVPTHDDFDSDDDEEDNDDEDKAIEQQLMKHMKTRESKKQTKNIHKKKHKVEKKSKTTKKKQEKEKQKRKSKSKKKSKKHVKRHSTTTTQATTTTTQATTTTTTTTKTTKATTKSTAPTVATTTTTTTVATTKPPTTTSTTTTTTTTKKPTTKKTSTSTTTTTPKSEAFLENSILDDLRRLRHNKHAGTFDDDSVEIFPDKLHWDGERRKFVEAEENGDIDDEQYERAGHENSKRRNKIVDGENNDDDDDKNNGRDDNSSKKKQDLIHKLETFHENMFSKPSFGDNLDSRGKELPHQKLKASDLPGLHSHSYKTLFSGSQNEGKIDQDDDEVSIDGINKEKSKEVNDNDDDDENYDVAIPTSSIKASKIHRKISSAKMVDNENADDDENDESKTKKTDRQFESSLNEDDDNNDDENEKKENVGTMYAKKKEASPTENLIKDLNEYDKRRGKETHDFDDTSNDDDENDTIKESSVEEGGEDNQLDEASGDETSEESEDEDFDIEEPKKRMTYLERITYLKRQMLKTRQRHAKKKTSKNGDAHKRKEIPKKKHKIAKTTPKHYKTTSKHHKTTPKHHKTTKQHKTTKHSKSKKTTKHIKAKKTTRKEIKTYKLKSCVRIKTFSRGTGDVKKVEGPKKKHGKIFYKIRACGRKSGKHKVARKCYDIDYKISTGKLSIKKEREKGKKIFSIYGCKNDKGDSSKRNSIPFTKKSTDASGEGESDESESGSGDQILDDFSGSGDDGTESRIHKSKAHHDLHHNEKQQKHPTTKSSKHKRETTEKSNKFGDLMKMITDMREEMKKQSKEKVNEKELVKRVQKLMKKKKEEEKKKPTSKHGDKEYKHTTTRYNDKYSTTTHKHGKHKDNVHETRYDENDKEDQDDDELYSENHKKEHDDEARYREDHAKIHDRVRHNENGKDDGDDDKHDVKAKDENRNENRIDDRDSNQDHKSEHNGRHSKERKSKDREIHDGDEKYYGDDRYEHSYHKHNHQNDEENNPDDGEYNKNDEKYSTRTTRKHSYGDNRGDKDDEVQKKRSKDQHIKFEEKDEEEDGGSAEGGQTCPFTLTPKGLWVK